Genomic DNA from Pseudomonas helmanticensis:
CAAAGGGTTCATGACGATATATCGCGCGACACTCTTGAGATTTTCCTCCCGACGCAACGCCCGTTCGTGATAACCGCGCTGCCATAACCGCCCCTGACTATTGCGTTTGAGATTGATAGAACGGCAACTCCGCGATTTGACCCGGCACATAAGCGCCGCCAATGTGCCTCGTCTCAGTTCAACCAGCCAATGCAGATGATCTGGCATCACAACGAACGCCAGTGACTTGACCATTCCCTCGTCATTGGCCGCACGCATCTGTTCAACCAATAGTCTTCCCAACTTCCAATCTGAAAACACCGACTGACGTTCGTGAACAACTGCAGTGAGCAGATAAATATGTCCAACCTCGCTATATCGTCCTTTGCGCAATCCACACGCTTTTGCCGCTACAGGCATTCCTTTGCCCTCCAAAACCTAACGTCCCTAAACCATAGCCAATCCTCACCTACACACCGATCCAACCCATTGCACGATGTAACCCTGTAGGAGCTGCCGCAGGCTGCGATCTTTTGATCTTGATTCTGATTTTAAAAAACAGGATCAAAAGATCGCAGCCTTCGGCAGCTCCTACAGGGGGAGTTCGGTGGCCGTCCGTCCGGGCAATTTTCACGTCGATTGAATTTTTCGCAGGCGCAGCCTCTCTGCTGCTGTAGAGGCGTGTGAATCAGCGCCCTGCCAACCGACCGAGATCATTGCCATGACTGTCCTGACACGCCTGCAAGCTGCGCCGGCCCAACTGCAATCGATGAATTGCGCGGGGAACATACGGCCGATTTATCAAGCCCTGTTGGACGAGGAAAACCCGCAACCGCTCGCTCAAGCGTTCTTGCAGGAGCACCTGCAACACGCCGCGCAACTGCCCGACCCGCTGCCGCAAGACCCCGCCACGTGGCACGCCTGGGTGACCGCGCATTGCGCTGATGTCGCCGGGCAATACGCCCAATACCTGCAACAACGCAAAGCCG
This window encodes:
- a CDS encoding REP-associated tyrosine transposase, which gives rise to MPVAAKACGLRKGRYSEVGHIYLLTAVVHERQSVFSDWKLGRLLVEQMRAANDEGMVKSLAFVVMPDHLHWLVELRRGTLAALMCRVKSRSCRSINLKRNSQGRLWQRGYHERALRREENLKSVARYIVMNPLRAGLVQRLGDYPLWDAVWI